One genomic window of Candidatus Binatia bacterium includes the following:
- a CDS encoding four helix bundle protein gives RRAPRNRLTMAHTEHLPIYKGAYDLCLWLEQAVRHFSRFNKYEIGAELRQGARRVLTLVVRANARVNKEPVLLELREELEALKVLLRLCHDTKAFPNANSFEHGMRLVVDLAKQNEGWLKSQRRGRGQNRPAMLSELAGPSVP, from the coding sequence CGCCGAGCCCCGCGAAATCGGCTGACGATGGCGCACACGGAGCACCTGCCGATCTACAAGGGCGCGTACGATCTCTGTCTATGGCTGGAGCAGGCGGTGCGGCACTTTTCGCGCTTTAATAAGTACGAGATTGGCGCGGAGTTACGGCAGGGCGCTCGTCGAGTGCTGACGCTGGTGGTGCGGGCGAACGCGCGCGTCAACAAGGAGCCGGTGCTGCTCGAGTTACGCGAGGAGCTGGAGGCGCTCAAAGTGTTGTTGCGACTCTGTCACGACACGAAGGCGTTTCCGAACGCCAACTCCTTCGAGCACGGTATGCGCCTGGTTGTCGATCTCGCCAAGCAGAACGAAGGCTGGTTGAAGAGTCAGCGCCGGGGCCGTGGCCAGAATCGGCCCGCGATGCTCAGCGAGCTAGCGGGGCCGAGCGTGCCATGA